CAATTTTATCACTGCTGAGTTGTTTGATATGGTCTTCGAGCGCCGCTCTTTCCGCATCTACTTTAGCGGCAGATTGTAACAAGTTGTGAATGGCACTGGAAGCAGTGTAATACGCATCGTATTCACTATCCAATTGATTGATGAGTTTTACACGCTGTTCATCCAATGCCTGTATCATGGCATCGCGTCGCTGATTGATTTCCGGAATAATAGCAAGCAGAATTTCCTGTATACTGTCTGCATTATAATTTTTAATTATTAAACCTTCCATAAAATTTTTGACGTATTCGGGCATGTAATCCTGTTCTATGAAATCACTCACATTTTTTTTCTTTTCGTTGAATATATCATTGATCATACTGATATTGATGTTATGCATGCGGGCTCCTTCCTGCATTACAGCATCGCTTAATTGAACCGATTCAACCGGTATTTTTGCACAACCTGAAATTAAAGCTGCTGTAATAAAAAGGATTGAAAGGAGCGTTTTCATTTTCATTTTTATTTAAGTATTCACTATCGAATTTGAAGATAGTATTTGCTTCGCTAAAACTGTATCAAATATTAATACATATCGCTTGATTACCAAAATTCTGAGGCAATTTAATTAGAATAGAAAGTCAATATTGATTATCCTGGTTAATAAGTTTGTCCATCATGTTAATTCCTTTCCTTCAAATTTTGAAATGGATTGGCGCCATTCGTTTTTCATAGATATCGTTTCTTGTGTTTCATAGTTAAAGCAAACCATTACGGTAGTTCCTTCTGCCATGGTAGTCACATTTCCATTTTCTTCTTTGGTAATAAGGTAATTGATGTCGAAACTTTTTTTTCCAATGCGTGAACACCTCACGGAAACATAGTAGTTATTATAACTATTGATAGGTTGACGGAAGTCAATCACTGCTTTGGCCAATATAATTCCTTCCTTTTTCCAGTTCACCTTGCCTTCTGCGATGATCTCTTCAAAATAACGAATGCGGGCATTTTCGAAATAAGTAAGATAATTGGCGTTGTTTACATGACCCAAAATATCGAAATCAACAAAGCGGATTGAAAGTGGCACCTTTAGTTTAAAGTCTTTCATATTTCAGGGAAGGGGAATTATAATGAGAAAATTACTGCTGTAAAATATATAGTAAAAAAAATTCATAACATTGTACAAAATCAATTAAAACATTCATATACTGCATTTTGTGAATGTAAAATCTGCCTTTCTTTTTACATTATCTTCCCAAGTAAACCATTAAAACGGAAATGTCGCTGGGAGAGACCCCACTTATTCTGCTGGCTTGTCCGAGGGAGGTCGGCTTTATTTTAGCGAGTTTTTGTCTTGCTTCTAATGAAAGCGATTTAATAGATGAATAATCGAAATGGGCAATGATGGGAACATCTTCCAAACGGCTGATTTTAGAAACCATTTCCTTTTCCTTTTCAATATAACCTTCATATTTCATGAGTATCTCTGCTTCCT
The genomic region above belongs to Chitinophagaceae bacterium and contains:
- a CDS encoding acyl-CoA thioesterase, which gives rise to MKDFKLKVPLSIRFVDFDILGHVNNANYLTYFENARIRYFEEIIAEGKVNWKKEGIILAKAVIDFRQPINSYNNYYVSVRCSRIGKKSFDINYLITKEENGNVTTMAEGTTVMVCFNYETQETISMKNEWRQSISKFEGKELT